One genomic window of Pirellulales bacterium includes the following:
- a CDS encoding 3-oxoacyl-ACP reductase family protein: MKRLEGKTAIVTGASRGIGRAIAIELAREGARVAINYQNNEAKAQEVAAEIAKLGGAALLIKANLADSGEVHAMIKHVAEEFRHLDILVNNAGITRDAMLRKMTDENWAEVIQTNLTAYFYCTSAAIPIMTAQSYGRIVNITSMNGQIPAIGQANYSAAKGGVMAFTRTAAMELARSGITVNCVSPGYTETDMFARIPADIQAQIKAKIPLGRFAQPVEIAKAVVFLTAEGDYITGEQLNVNGGAFME, encoded by the coding sequence ATGAAACGGCTGGAAGGTAAAACGGCGATTGTGACGGGCGCTTCGCGCGGCATCGGTCGGGCTATCGCCATCGAATTGGCACGCGAGGGAGCTCGGGTAGCGATCAATTATCAAAACAACGAGGCCAAGGCCCAAGAAGTGGCCGCCGAAATTGCCAAGCTCGGCGGCGCCGCCCTGCTCATCAAGGCGAATTTGGCCGACTCCGGCGAAGTTCACGCCATGATTAAGCACGTCGCCGAGGAGTTTCGCCACCTCGACATTTTGGTCAACAACGCCGGAATTACTCGAGATGCCATGCTCCGCAAAATGACCGATGAAAATTGGGCCGAAGTCATCCAAACCAATCTCACCGCCTATTTCTATTGCACTTCGGCCGCCATTCCCATCATGACCGCGCAAAGCTACGGCCGGATTGTCAACATCACCTCGATGAACGGACAAATCCCCGCCATCGGCCAGGCGAATTACAGCGCGGCCAAAGGAGGCGTCATGGCCTTCACTCGCACCGCCGCCATGGAGCTGGCACGCTCCGGCATTACGGTCAATTGCGTCTCCCCCGGCTACACCGAAACCGACATGTTCGCCAGAATTCCCGCCGATATCCAGGCGCAAATTAAGGCCAAAATTCCGCTGGGCCGTTTTGCTCAGCCGGTCGAAATCGCCAAAGCCGTGGTCTTTTTGACGGCCGAAGGAGATTACATCACCGGAGAACAACTCAACGTCAACGGAGGAGCCTTCATGGAGTAG